Proteins encoded in a region of the Massilia sp. UMI-21 genome:
- a CDS encoding alkaline phosphatase: MRLSILAGAALAAMLAGCAAVPPASTGASQSASQPLAQQAQVEQRARNVIFFLGDGMGLNTLTAARIFHAGEAGELTIDRLPESAFVKTFSNNAMVTDSAAGMAAYMTGVKQNNGVISMSAGTRSIAPGKDANGNATVDKCEVGPDGGSPAATLLELARRRGMALGVVTNTSVTDATPASSYGHACHRKLETELAAMLVPGGAGYNGALGARGLDVLFGGGAQFFAPFARGGKRADQRDLLAEFKTQGFRVVADSAGFNALTPAQQPAIGLFAQNHMDYDAVRDPAKQPSLSEMTRKAIDLLAPHAGKDGAGFFLVVEGGLIDHALHATLAKRALQETVSYNAAMQAALDKMEALDPGLKNTLIVATADHDHTLLLNGYTVRTGKTTPTNPGVLGLVRNLDGSPKLDREGRPFTIIGFGTGEHRIDGPRASRPVLTDEIVTRDDYHQEAVVRTRPGAETHGGADVYLGAAGAGAELFRGTIDNTRVFSLIKTAAGL, translated from the coding sequence ATGCGATTGTCCATTCTCGCCGGCGCCGCCCTGGCCGCCATGCTGGCCGGCTGCGCCGCCGTGCCGCCCGCTTCAACAGGTGCTTCACAGTCCGCCTCCCAGCCGCTTGCGCAGCAAGCCCAGGTCGAGCAGCGCGCCAGGAACGTGATCTTCTTCCTCGGCGACGGCATGGGCCTGAACACGCTCACCGCCGCGCGCATCTTCCACGCCGGCGAAGCGGGCGAGTTGACCATCGACCGCCTGCCCGAATCGGCGTTCGTGAAGACCTTCTCGAACAACGCGATGGTCACCGACAGCGCCGCCGGCATGGCCGCCTACATGACCGGCGTGAAGCAGAACAACGGCGTGATCTCGATGTCGGCCGGCACCCGCTCGATCGCGCCGGGCAAGGACGCCAACGGCAACGCCACGGTCGACAAATGCGAAGTCGGTCCCGACGGCGGATCGCCGGCCGCCACGCTGCTGGAACTGGCGCGCCGCCGCGGCATGGCGCTGGGCGTGGTCACCAACACCAGCGTCACCGACGCCACGCCGGCCTCGAGCTACGGCCACGCCTGCCACCGCAAGCTCGAAACCGAGCTCGCCGCGATGCTGGTGCCGGGCGGCGCCGGCTACAACGGCGCGCTCGGCGCGCGCGGACTGGACGTCCTGTTCGGCGGCGGCGCCCAGTTCTTCGCGCCTTTCGCGCGCGGCGGCAAGCGCGCCGACCAGCGCGACCTGCTGGCCGAGTTCAAGACCCAGGGCTTCCGCGTGGTGGCCGACAGCGCCGGCTTCAACGCGCTCACGCCTGCGCAACAGCCGGCCATCGGCCTGTTCGCCCAGAACCACATGGACTACGACGCCGTGCGCGATCCGGCCAAGCAGCCCAGCCTGAGCGAGATGACGCGCAAGGCCATCGACCTGCTGGCGCCGCACGCCGGCAAGGATGGCGCGGGCTTCTTCCTGGTGGTGGAGGGCGGCCTGATCGACCACGCGCTGCATGCCACCCTGGCCAAGCGCGCGTTGCAGGAAACCGTCTCCTACAACGCCGCCATGCAGGCCGCGCTGGACAAGATGGAAGCGCTCGATCCGGGCCTGAAGAACACCCTGATCGTGGCCACCGCCGACCATGACCACACGCTGCTCCTGAACGGCTACACGGTCCGCACCGGCAAGACCACGCCGACCAATCCGGGCGTGCTGGGCCTGGTGCGCAATCTCGACGGCAGCCCGAAACTGGACCGCGAAGGCCGCCCCTTCACCATCATCGGCTTCGGCACCGGCGAGCATCGCATCGATGGCCCGCGCGCCAGCCGGCCCGTGCTCACCGACGAGATCGTGACGCGCGACGACTACCACCAGGAAGCCGTGGTGCGCACCCGTCCCGGGGCCGAGACCCACGGCGGCGCCGACGTCTACCTGGGCGCCGCCGGCGCCGGCGCGGAGCTGTTCCGCGGCACCATCGACAATACCCGGGTCTTCAGCCTGATCAAGACTGCCGCCGGCCTGTAA
- a CDS encoding lytic transglycosylase domain-containing protein: protein MLSQLLPLAASALLSGALLLGALFSGSAHAGNQKEERLADAVRLALASAIHDGRPPRPVLRNEAARARYQAWFDEMSRRLAKRMPDASARTEFLETAWYESTRAGLDPGLVLGLIQVESAYRKYAISIAGARGYMQVMPFWTRVIGDSDRRALFNMQTNLRYGCSILRMYIDMEKGNLYLALGRYNGSRGKPKYPNAVLAAWKKWEFKPTA from the coding sequence ATGCTGTCGCAGTTGCTTCCCCTGGCGGCGAGCGCGCTGCTGTCCGGCGCGCTGCTGCTCGGCGCGCTGTTCAGCGGATCCGCGCACGCCGGCAACCAGAAAGAAGAGCGGCTGGCCGACGCGGTGCGGCTGGCGCTGGCCAGCGCCATCCACGACGGCCGGCCGCCCAGGCCGGTGCTGCGCAACGAGGCGGCGCGGGCGCGCTACCAGGCCTGGTTCGACGAGATGTCGCGCCGCCTGGCCAAGCGCATGCCCGATGCCTCCGCGCGCACCGAATTCCTGGAAACGGCCTGGTACGAATCGACCCGCGCCGGCCTCGATCCGGGCCTGGTGCTGGGCCTGATCCAGGTGGAATCGGCCTACCGCAAGTACGCGATCTCGATCGCCGGCGCGCGCGGCTACATGCAGGTGATGCCCTTCTGGACCAGGGTAATCGGCGACAGCGACCGGCGGGCATTGTTCAACATGCAGACCAACCTGCGCTACGGATGCTCGATCCTGCGCATGTACATCGACATGGAGAAGGGCAACCTCTACCTCGCCCTCGGCCGCTACAACGGTAGCCGCGGCAAGCCGAAGTACCCGAACGCGGTGCTGGCGGCCTGGAAGAAGTGGGAGTTCAAGCCCACGGCCTAA